The following is a genomic window from Bombus fervidus isolate BK054 chromosome 15, iyBomFerv1, whole genome shotgun sequence.
GAGAGAGTAGATAAAGATATGtgatatgtaatataaaaatagtaggGGTCGTGATACCCTGATAATCAAGATATTACGGCCAACGACAGCGTGCTGATAATGATATAGCACTGGAGAACTGGTCACCACGTCGAACTCACCATTGGGCGATACCCAGCACCAGTCGTAGCTGCCATAGGCTGTGGTGTCCATCCTCCAGCTGGGCCACCAGTTTTAGCAGCGTTTTTGGGGGAATTCCATTGCATACCcctaaaagaaacaaaaatactaCTTTCCGGTCTCCAAGATCAAGTCTTCAAAAAATTTTGTACACCTTACTTGACTTGCTGCTGCGCACTTTTGTTGATTGTCAGATTTTGAGCAAGACTAGCAAGGCTGCTATCCAAATCTCCAGTCAGGACTTTGCCAGTGGATGTTGCATTCTGCTGTTGTCCTGCtgctgaaatattattatctcCAGCTACAGTGGTAGGCATCAGCATCATGCCCAAACTGTCAAAACCTAAGCAACATCTACATCAGCCAAAGCCCCATCAAGCATAACCCAAGGTTACATGTTCCTATTGCACATTGAATGATACACAAAGAGGGACCAAATTTTCGAACATAAAAAAGCATGGGTTTCGATAAAAACAATGGTAAAATTGAACTACTTGCAATTAACTgggataaattataataaaataaaataacatatcctttataattttatatatgaaatttacaacatttGCAAGTACGTAACTCTGGAAATGCCATGCTTTTTACTTTAATAGAGTATACCAGTGCGAATACGTGTATCATTATCTTGACTAAAGGTAATATACATTCATTTATCATTGTATTATAtggaataaatatacaatatatagtcATTTAATTCCTTGCAGTTTAATTTGAAGTATCGACTTATTAATATCCAActgcaaaaaattaaaaatagtaggagaaaaatgtaaagaaaaaggaatatttcaaatatatacacAATCTATTGGATATATTATGCATTGGTAATTAAATAGTAAATTCAGGTAGTACTTACAATATATCTctacatttttcaaaaaaataatttgtaaaaattttccaaagacATCATGCCAGTACCAGCAGGTATACACCCAAGCATTACAAATGCGTTAAATAATCAACCTTTATGAACAATTCAGTGAAAATCTACTTCACAAACCAAGAACAGATACACAAATCACTGATGCTGTATATCTCTGAGCTTGTACTTTTGTGACAAATTTTAAACTGGTATTACAAATTTGCTTTCCCTCTCTATATTATTCcagaattattatatcattatataattgtaaaacatTAATAATACAAGATTGATTCACTTCTTTATATTACCTCTAAATTACTAGATCCCCTTTTTTACACTAAAATACCGGAAACATTAATCCTTTCACAACCAAATGTTTGGAAGCTATAGAAGCAAAGATCTTTTTGGTcgatcattaaaaaaatattcttttttgtcTTTATAAGGAAGATGTACCGTATTAAAATtagttttaatgaaaatagatGCAGTTATCACTTAACCCCATTATGCCTATCATTCttccaaaaatattattttattattattattaatttttgacCAACTTAAGTCAGGTATGCAACTATTTGTGGATGGTAGTGTAcataaaattagtaaaattcaatattgatagaaaattcttgataatgaaatatagattccacaaaaaattgtacaaatattataaagatgGAATTTCACCTTATCGTGCTTTTCTGTAGTCTTcattttaaagtataacattgCTTATATGTAACATCTAGTGTGAAAGAGTTAATCATAAGGTACACAAGAGTACACAGGCTCATGAGGACCACTGGGAAGCATCACTGATTCCTTTGACATGCAAACTGATGATAGTCATCTATACATTCCCGTCACCTGAGGTCGGCTGCTTAGCCGGAGAACCGTACCCCGCCGGGACTTGGGTTGGGATACCGTAGCCGACCATCGGCCCTCCAGGCATGACCGGTTGCCCGGTGGCAGCCATATTCGCAGCCATATCGAACATGCCAAAACCTTGTTGCATAGGTTGCTGTGCTTGTTGCGCGGCGGTTGGTAGTTGTTGAGATATAGGTGCCGGTCTTGACGGAGACCCGCCCAGTGCCATACGAATGCTATCATTCAGATCGTCGAACGCGCTCTTACTTGGAGCGGCGGCGGTGGTACTCGACGTTCCAGTGGATAGTTTCCCAGCTGCCGCTCCGGACATTGTAGGCGAGGTTGGTCTAGGTGTACCGTTCATCGCTGTCGCGGGAGGCGGCGGTCTGGGAGGCGGCGTGGCAGTGGACTTACCGGAGGTCAGAGTCACAGAGGATGCCGCCTCCACGGCGGCGTCCCCAGCGACACCCTCCGCGGTCCTGAGCACTGCAGAGTCGCCCCCAAAGAGATCTGCCTGGCCGCCAGCACTGAACAGGTCTCCGCCGATCTGCCCTTGTTGCTGGCCATCGCCACCGCTCACATTAGCGGCAACGTTTGCGGCACTCTGCTCGAAGAGACCGAAAGCGGCTGCGTTTGACTGCGTTGACTGGGAACCAAGGGAAGGGAAGTCGGACATAAAAGGATTTGGTACGGATCCGGCCGTTCCTGGAGCACCAGCTTGCGCAGAAATCAAGGTGCATCGATTATTAGCGTTTTCACTTTCTCAATGCGGGGTTAATTGCATTTTTACTCGCGGGGGTCTGATATGCTTTCTGACTACATTACTTGTCGTGCCTTGTCCTAACACGTGCACGCTGCATTGAAGATGATACTATAGGTGACTGTACACGTGTCTGACAATAAAGTTCTTGAATCTGCCCGATTAATAGAATACTCTGATATATTTCTCAATGAAGGCTTGTTGAATTTTGTATGAAAAGGTAAACTTTATTGTTACATCATGTAGTCTATGGATCTGTAGTAAGAAGCATGGTCGTTATTCGCATATGAAGATCACAGGTAAAAAACATGATAAGCACAATTTTGACgaatttctgattttaatgCCACTTTATGATCAAACAGATCTAACAAATCTGTTAGTCTCAaagatgttaatcctttaaaaatatctaataagTTGATAAAGTTTTATGGGAgctaaaaattgtaattattaagacAACATTTTCATatctacaatatttttatgttacaatgaggagtattttgaaaattgtgaAAGGAACAAAAAACACATGCTTAACTCCAGAACCAAATGAAAAGACAATTTTGGTAACATGAAAGCATACTAAATGTTATAACTGCTTTCCTATAAAAAGCAGGAATGTGATTTATTATACTCCTCGATAGTTTtcatattctttaaataacaATGCCTCTTATTACATTAGCAATACTATGATACTTGAGAGGTTAACCCCAAAGGTTTTTGAAGAATTCATTTTGAGAGTGATCACAAAATAAAAACTACCCACTGTATCCAAAGATTCAATTTAACCGAATTGTTCTTGGCATATTGCTacaacctttttttttttaggattAACTTGCCCAGGCATCGTCAATGAATCTAAACTATTTAGTAAGATGCAAATGTATGATACAAAATCTGAAGCAAGAAATCCTTCACCATAAAAAGAGatgaatatatacatgtacagtGTGAAtgtgaaaaaaagaagatacagTGCACTTGATAAGTGAGAGATTAAAAATCTTTATCTCGTAAACCAGCGAGATAGGTTGAATCAAATACTCACCAGATTTCGAGTCTTGATTACCAAATACGGAAGAGAAACTGTTATCTGTAACAAAGTTATTATTTGCTGGGGGCACTGCGGCGAAACCTAcaaatcaaaaaataaaaacagacCGATGAAATAACATAAAGAACATAATCATCGTACAATAATCGccaaataaaaatgtacaatgataataaataaaagagaacaaaAGGTTTAGTATCGTTTTTGTTCTATTATAAGATacaataataacataattaattaaattatataaaataaaatactcatATTTACCGTTACCGTTAGTCATCCACATATTGTTCTGCGTTTGTGCGGTCGATGCAGTTGCAGGCTGTGGCGCTCCGAACATATCCGCGAAAGGATTCCCTGCTAATTGGAGCAGATCGTCTGACGCTTTTTGCGGCTGAAAACAACAAAGtgtaatttataaagaaattatcatGGAGACAGAGGACATTATGTATTCTAAAAAGAGGAATGTTCCTAGTTACCTGACTTTCAGCTGTCGTTGTCGTTGATGGTGAACTGAATAGATCTACTATTGGTTGATTAGCGTTGTTGGTCGGTGAACTGAGGAAGGGATTCGTACTAGGTCCGCTCGATGGGGATTGCACTTTTGCCTAGAATAAGGAAATCAGGTCAGCTATGGAATCAAtagttttttataataactgAGCCCTTTAGTCTTACAATCTAACTACAATAAATGAAGACCACATGGAAAAACATGGTAAATCCATATAAAATTGTTGGTTTTTATGACTTCTATGACACTTGGTAGTTAAAaagaagtattttaatatgaaatagcTGAAGAAGAGAATAACATGATAGATCCAAAACTATAAGCTTTTCGAAAATCCATAATAAATCCATAATGTTTTgtaagaaacgaataatattaatataattgttatCTTAGCttaacttaattaatattaagctgcataattaatatctttaatatctttgaaatgtTCAAGAGGATTATCAAATGAAAAGGTAGTTTTAACGTAGAATTGGTTGACAACgtattgaattataaaattgctcTTCTATAAAAGACAGGAAATGTGACTTATCACGTGTTTCACATGTGgtcttcgaataaaaaatctttCAGTACCTTGTACTGATTCATAGCAGCCTCCTCTTCCGCGAGGGCTTGCTGCCGCAGTGCTTCATCGATATGTCCATTTCCGGCATGGTCGAGGCGATTATTACTGGCTGCTGTTCCAAACGCAGTACTGGTGGAAGACAGGGCGGACACTCCCGACTTTACATTCGTTCTATTGCTGCTCGGGTAATGATTGGGCGATGGATGTGTGTCGATGGAGTGGTGTGGATTCACACaggaggaaaaaaggaagaaaagccATTTTCAGCAGCGAAGATAAGTGTGGCCGTAGGAGCGAAAAAGGAGCGAAAAAGGAGCGAAAAGGAACGTTGATCATTGAAAACAAaggagaagacaaagaaaaaaaaaagaaacagtgtAGTACGTATAAAGATAACAACGATGTGTAAAAAATTCAGCTACTCAGTGCTCTTTCACCCAAACGTACATACAGATATGctccataaatatataattattgtacaTGCGTAACGCtagctttctttcttttatccaCAGATATTAATGTGTTCtttttatacacatatatctTTCACTACGTACGTTTTCAAATGAACTCACACAAGCAATTAAGTTGAGTAATACTACCTAACATGTCTTACaatagaaacgaaaaagaaggaaggaaaaaagaaacaaaaaacacacacgcacacacttTCTCGTTTGCTACTGCTACGGTACGCACGCTTATATACAG
Proteins encoded in this region:
- the Lap gene encoding phosphatidylinositol-binding clathrin assembly protein lap isoform X1; this encodes MAGQTINDRLLAARHSIAGQGLAKAVCKATTEEMIGPKKKHLEYLVRCTNEPNVSIPQLANLLIERSQNTNWTVVFKALITVHHMLCYGNERFTQYLASSNSTFQLSNFLDKSGVQAGARIGYDMSPFIRRYAKYLNEKALSYRTVAFDFCKVKRGKDDRTLRTMNAEKLLKTLPVLQSQLDALLEFDCTANDLTNGVINMAFMLLFRDLIRLFACYNDGIINLLEKYFDMNKKQCREALDLYKKFLIRMDRVGEFLKVAENVGIDKGDIPDLTKAPSSLLDALEQHLASLEGKKGSAANTPTQSASNRTNVKSGVSALSSTSTAFGTAASNNRLDHAGNGHIDEALRQQALAEEEAAMNQYKAKVQSPSSGPSTNPFLSSPTNNANQPIVDLFSSPSTTTTAESQPQKASDDLLQLAGNPFADMFGAPQPATASTAQTQNNMWMTNGNGFAAVPPANNNFVTDNSFSSVFGNQDSKSAGAPGTAGSVPNPFMSDFPSLGSQSTQSNAAAFGLFEQSAANVAANVSGGDGQQQGQIGGDLFSAGGQADLFGGDSAVLRTAEGVAGDAAVEAASSVTLTSGKSTATPPPRPPPPATAMNGTPRPTSPTMSGAAAGKLSTGTSSTTAAAPSKSAFDDLNDSIRMALGGSPSRPAPISQQLPTAAQQAQQPMQQGFGMFDMAANMAATGQPVMPGGPMVGYGIPTQVPAGYGSPAKQPTSGFDSLGMMLMPTTVAGDNNISAAGQQQNATSTGKVLTGDLDSSLASLAQNLTINKSAQQQVKGMQWNSPKNAAKTGGPAGGWTPQPMAATTGAGYRPMGQGMTQLPSTAMGFPPHTAPLGMQGVPMGMQGMQGMRPMMSTMPGGPGGIMVSGGAASMMMPSTNPMMGANLQQQPQPQQQQQQSQAVQQPQNNQVQLDPFGAL
- the Lap gene encoding phosphatidylinositol-binding clathrin assembly protein lap isoform X8, translating into MAGQTINDRLLAARHSIAGQGLAKAVCKATTEEMIGPKKKHLEYLVRCTNEPNVSIPQLANLLIERSQNTNWTVVFKALITVHHMLCYGNERFTQYLASSNSTFQLSNFLDKSGVQAGARIGYDMSPFIRRYAKYLNEKALSYRTVAFDFCKVKRGKDDRTLRTMNAEKLLKTLPVLQSQLDALLEFDCTANDLTNGVINMAFMLLFRDLIRLFACYNDGIINLLEKYFDMNKKQCREALDLYKKFLIRMDRVGEFLKVAENVGIDKGDIPDLTKAPSSLLDALEQHLASLEGKKGSAANTPTQSASNRTNVKSGVSALSSTSTAFGTAASNNRLDHAGNGHIDEALRQQALAEEEAAMNQYKAKVQSPSSGPSTNPFLSSPTNNANQPIVDLFSSPSTTTTAESQPQKASDDLLQLAGNPFADMFGAPQPATASTAQTQNNMWMTNGNGFAAVPPANNNFVTDNSFSSVFGNQDSKSAGAPGTAGSVPNPFMSDFPSLGSQSTQSNAAAFGLFEQSAANVAANVSGGDGQQQGQIGGDLFSAGGQADLFGGDSAVLRTAEGVAGDAAVEAASSVTLTSGKSTATPPPRPPPPATAMNGTPRPTSPTMSGAAAGKLSTGTSSTTAAAPSKSAFDDLNDSIRMALGGSPSRPAPISQQLPTAAQQAQQPMQQGFGMFDMAANMAATGQPVMPGGPMVGYGIPTQVPAGYGSPAKQPTSAAGQQQNATSTGKVLTGDLDSSLASLAQNLTINKSAQQQVKGMQWNSPKNAAKTGGPAGGWTPQPMAATTGAGYRPMGQGMTQLPSTAMGFPPHTAPLGMQGVPMGMQGMQGMRPMMSTMPGGPGGIMVSGGAASMMMPSTNPMMGANLQQQPQPQQQQQQSQAVQQPQNNQVQLDPFGAL
- the Lap gene encoding phosphatidylinositol-binding clathrin assembly protein lap isoform X10, producing MAGQTINDRLLAARHSIAGQGLAKAVCKATTEEMIGPKKKHLEYLVRCTNEPNVSIPQLANLLIERSQNTNWTVVFKALITVHHMLCYGNERFTQYLASSNSTFQLSNFLDKSGVQAGARIGYDMSPFIRRYAKYLNEKALSYRTVAFDFCKVKRGKDDRTLRTMNAEKLLKTLPVLQSQLDALLEFDCTANDLTNGVINMAFMLLFRDLIRLFACYNDGIINLLEKYFDMNKKQCREALDLYKKFLIRMDRVGEFLKVAENVGIDKGDIPDLTKAPSSLLDALEQHLASLEGKKGSAANTPTQSASNRTNVKSGVSALSSTSTAFGTAASNNRLDHAGNGHIDEALRQQALAEEEAAMNQYKAKVQSPSSGPSTNPFLSSPTNNANQPIVDLFSSPSTTTTAESQPQKASDDLLQLAGNPFADMFGAPQPATASTAQTQNNMWMTNGNGFAAVPPANNNFVTDNSFSSVFGNQDSKSAGAPGTAGSVPNPFMSDFPSLGSQSTQSNAAAFGLFEQSAANVAANVSGGDGQQQGQIGGDLFSAGGQADLFGGDSAVLRTAEGVAGDAAVEAASSVTLTSGKSTATPPPRPPPPATAMNGTPRPTSPTMSGAAAGKLSTGTSSTTAAAPSKSAFDDLNDSIRMALGGSPSRPAPISQQLPTAAQQAQQPMQQGFGMFDMAANMAATGQPVMPGGPMVGYGIPTQVPAGYGSPAKQPTSAGQQQNATSTGKVLTGDLDSSLASLAQNLTINKSAQQQVKGMQWNSPKNAAKTGGPAGGWTPQPMAATTGAGYRPMGQGMTQLPSTAMGFPPHTAPLGMQGVPMGMQGMQGMRPMMSTMPGGPGGIMVSGGAASMMMPSTNPMMGANLQQQPQPQQQQQQSQAVQQPQNNQVQLDPFGAL